In Bythopirellula goksoeyrii, a single window of DNA contains:
- a CDS encoding DUF420 domain-containing protein, with the protein MEYPGWNGFLGTRASFMLDAVCLGMVLVLAILAWSIWLVRKQNNYQLHKRVQLTLAGLLVIVLTAFEVDIRLHGWEERAAGELGGSPSSGVYYVLWVHLFFAISTLVLWVMVIVRALKNFPRPPLPAEHSQSHRRWAWLAAIDMLLTTCTGWVFYMMAFVL; encoded by the coding sequence ATGGAATATCCCGGTTGGAATGGGTTTCTCGGGACCCGTGCTTCGTTCATGCTCGACGCCGTGTGCTTGGGGATGGTCCTTGTGCTCGCCATTCTGGCTTGGAGCATTTGGCTTGTGAGGAAACAGAATAACTACCAGCTACACAAACGCGTACAACTTACTCTGGCGGGACTGCTGGTCATCGTGCTGACAGCTTTTGAGGTGGATATTCGACTACACGGCTGGGAGGAGCGCGCCGCGGGTGAATTGGGAGGCAGCCCCTCAAGTGGCGTTTACTACGTGCTTTGGGTTCATTTGTTTTTCGCCATCTCAACACTGGTCTTGTGGGTAATGGTAATCGTACGGGCCCTCAAGAATTTCCCGCGCCCTCCCCTGCCCGCTGAGCATAGCCAATCTCATCGTCGCTGGGCCTGGCTGGCGGCCATCGATATGCTGCTCACAACTTGCACCGGCTGGGTGTTCTATATGATGGCGTTTGTTTTGTAG
- the aroH gene encoding chorismate mutase — MPCRGVRGATTLQQNDREEILSATRQLLALMLRQNGIQTCDLASAFFSTTPDINAEFPALAARQLGLLDVPLLCGHEMTVPGGLPMCIRILLHWNTDKAQSEIHHVYEREAKRLRPDIGSLPPVDLEELEAWIQEQMEKQ, encoded by the coding sequence ATGCCTTGCCGTGGTGTCCGTGGAGCAACTACCCTTCAGCAGAATGACCGCGAGGAGATCCTTTCGGCTACCCGACAATTGCTTGCCCTGATGTTGCGACAAAATGGCATTCAAACCTGCGACCTTGCCAGTGCTTTTTTTTCCACAACCCCGGATATCAACGCCGAGTTTCCCGCGTTAGCGGCCCGACAGCTAGGGCTTCTGGATGTGCCTCTGTTGTGTGGTCACGAGATGACGGTCCCCGGCGGACTCCCGATGTGCATTCGTATTCTCTTGCACTGGAACACCGACAAGGCTCAATCCGAAATCCACCACGTCTACGAGCGGGAAGCCAAGCGGCTACGACCAGACATTGGCTCGCTTCCGCCTGTTGATCTGGAGGAATTGGAAGCTTGGATCCAGGAGCAAATGGAGAAGCAGTAG
- a CDS encoding 2-isopropylmalate synthase: MTTKMPRKITIFDTTLRDGEQSPGCSMNLKEKLEVAQSLVDLGVDVIEAGFPITSIGDFEAVREIAGTVSGATICGLARCREADIDRAWEALKDGSNTRIHVFLATSAIHREFKLRMDKEEIIRRAVEGVKRAKSYCDDIEFSPEDAARTEHDFLCQVVEAAIAAGATTVNIPDTVGYATPTQFAEVIHMLVNRVPNIDQTVLSVHCHNDLGLAVANSLAAVENGAGQIECTINGLGERAGNCSLEEAVMALRTRSDYYQAETGINTQRLVPISRLVSNITGMVVQRNKAIVGRNAFAHEAGIHQDGMLKEPTTYEIMRPEDVGFTKTDLVLGKHSGRAALADRSRALGYHLTDEQVDAVFVDFKKLADKKKEIYDGDIAALIEQRNTEIGDQWQLVSYEIQATSGLVRQAKIVLSRGGQESEATNSEGDGPLDALFLAIEKITGKSVVVKDFRVQSASRGKDAQGESLIEVEHNGRVYRGRGASTDTVEAGVRAFLNAINRIEAGQDTNKPSGAV; the protein is encoded by the coding sequence ATGACCACTAAAATGCCGCGAAAGATCACGATTTTTGACACGACTTTGCGCGATGGTGAACAATCGCCTGGTTGCAGCATGAACCTCAAAGAGAAGTTGGAGGTCGCACAATCATTGGTTGATTTGGGCGTAGACGTCATCGAAGCGGGATTCCCGATCACCTCGATTGGAGATTTTGAAGCCGTGCGAGAGATTGCTGGCACGGTTTCGGGGGCCACGATCTGTGGCTTGGCCCGCTGTCGAGAGGCCGACATCGATCGTGCCTGGGAGGCTCTCAAGGACGGTTCTAACACCCGGATCCATGTCTTCTTGGCGACCAGTGCCATCCACCGTGAGTTCAAGCTCCGCATGGACAAGGAGGAGATCATTCGTCGGGCCGTCGAAGGGGTCAAGCGGGCTAAGAGCTACTGCGATGACATCGAGTTTTCCCCCGAAGATGCTGCCCGCACCGAGCACGACTTCTTATGCCAAGTGGTCGAAGCGGCCATCGCCGCGGGGGCCACGACCGTCAACATCCCGGACACGGTCGGTTACGCCACGCCAACTCAATTTGCCGAAGTGATCCACATGCTTGTAAACCGCGTGCCGAACATCGATCAGACGGTGCTTAGCGTCCATTGCCACAATGATTTGGGATTGGCCGTCGCCAATAGTCTCGCAGCCGTCGAAAATGGTGCAGGACAAATCGAATGCACGATCAACGGCCTCGGCGAGCGGGCTGGAAACTGCTCCCTGGAAGAAGCCGTAATGGCTTTGCGAACTCGTAGCGACTACTATCAGGCTGAAACAGGAATTAATACCCAACGACTGGTCCCCATCAGCCGTCTGGTCTCCAACATTACAGGAATGGTGGTTCAACGCAACAAAGCAATCGTTGGCCGCAACGCCTTTGCCCATGAGGCGGGGATCCACCAAGACGGCATGCTCAAGGAGCCTACGACTTACGAAATTATGCGTCCCGAAGATGTCGGCTTCACCAAGACCGACCTCGTTCTCGGAAAGCATAGCGGTCGAGCAGCCCTTGCTGACCGCAGCAGGGCACTCGGCTACCATCTGACCGATGAACAAGTCGACGCGGTATTCGTCGATTTCAAGAAACTCGCCGACAAGAAAAAAGAGATCTACGACGGCGACATTGCGGCCCTGATCGAACAGCGAAATACAGAAATTGGCGATCAATGGCAGTTGGTATCCTATGAAATTCAAGCTACCAGTGGTTTAGTCCGCCAGGCCAAGATTGTCTTGTCTCGCGGCGGCCAGGAGTCGGAAGCGACCAATAGCGAAGGGGACGGACCGCTCGATGCTTTGTTTCTGGCCATCGAGAAAATAACTGGCAAGTCGGTCGTCGTGAAAGATTTCCGGGTCCAGAGTGCCAGCCGAGGAAAAGATGCCCAAGGGGAATCTCTGATCGAAGTGGAGCACAACGGTCGAGTCTATCGCGGTCGTGGTGCTTCCACCGACACGGTCGAAGCTGGCGTTAGAGCATTCCTCAACGCCATCAACCGCATCGAAGCCGGCCAAGACACGAACAAACCAAGCGGAGCAGTCTAA